ACGCACAGTTTGCGCTTGCGGCCGCAGAATCCGGAACATTGTCGGGAACTTTGTAAAAATACTGATCGGGATGGATGTAATAATGAGTCGCAAATGATCCGTGAAAGTGGGGCGCTTCTTCCGGATCCTTCGTCCAGAAACGGTATGCATTTTCGCAAAGATGGAACTGGCCTTGCTGGCAAGGCGTGCATTTCCGGCAAGTCAAAAAATAGGCGGCAGCGATTCGATCGCCAACTTGAACCGGACTGCCGGCAAAATCTGTTTCCACGCCGACGCCGAGCCTTTCGATTTGACCTACCATTTCATGACCCATGACACCTGATTTTTTAGTCGGATGATGGCCTTGCCAAATGTGCAATTCGGATCCGCATACATTGGTCCGAATCACTTTTACCAACACAGCGCCCGGTTCCGCTTCCGGCAGGTCATATTGGGCAAACACCAATTTTCCCGGTTCCGTCATTACCGCTACTTTTCCTGTCATACAAAAATCCCTCCCGACTTTTCAGAAATTCGATTATTCGTAGCAACCTTCGGTCGATTTGATAAACGTTTCAAACTGCTCACTGTCATGCCCAAACCAGACCTGAGAATGGGTCCGGGCCGCATATTCACGAATCCGCTGTACTGTATTGATATATCCAACCGAATCGTAGATGATGCCAGGAATTCTTGCCGGAGGCCCATAATTTTGCGCGGAGTAAATCGCATCGGAAGCTAAAAGAATTCCTCCGTTTTCGGGGAGTGTAACGTGCAGCCCCAACATGCCCCACGCATGGCCAGCGCCAAAGTTGAGGATTTTCACCCCTTCCACCAGGGGAATTTCATCCTCGGTTGGACGAATCGGATGCCAGTTCAGTCCGGTTCTTACCCACGCGTCAATATCAGCCCATACATATGCGCCCATGTCCTTGTTAATTGCGTAGGTTTTCATCGTGTTGGACAGTTCGGTTTCATGCACAATGATCGTCGCGTTTTTGAACATTTCGAGACATCCGGCATGATCAAGGTGCAGATGAGAAGCTACCACGTATTTAATATCTTCAGGGCGAACGCGTAATTGGGCCAAACGATTGATGAGGTAACATTCTTCCGATGCCGTAAACGGAAACAATTGCTGTACACCTTGCGGCCAGCGGCCATGATCTCCCATTCCTTCCGGATTGCACCCGGTGTCAAACAGGATTTTTCCTTCCGGGTGATCGATCAAAACCGCATAGACGGGGAACTCTACGAATTCGGCGGGGGGATTCGGATTCAGTACGGATGCAGGGTTATGCATAGCCACCATAAAGCCTTTGTCCATTTTCATTCTTCCTGTATCAAGTACATATAGTTTTGGGGTTGCCATATTCTGAACCTCCTTGAATATATTTCAGAAGGATATCTTGCAATCTCCATGCCAACCCTATTTTTTCAGGAAAATGAATAGACTGAGTATAATGAGCATTTCTTTCGGTGTTTGATTGCACCATTTGTGGCAGATATAACGAAGACTGACGGTGCAGCTTTGAACCAATCGGTGTCAATACGAACCAAGCAAAGGGGGAGAATTCACACATGAACAACATCGACAACAAACTTTACGGAGCTGTCGGGATTTTGCAGGACCTTTCCCACTTCGAACCAATCATAAAAGAATTGGATACCTATAAAAAATTGGCTCACCAATTGGATGCAATCTTTGAATCTTGCCAAGACGGTCTTTATCTGACAGATGGTGATGGATATACGCTGCGCGTGAATACTGCTTATGAAAAAATGATCGGATTCAAACGGGAAGATCTGATTGGGAAACATATCAGCTGGCTGGAGGAGAAGGGGCTGATTTCAGAATCGGTTACCCTTCAGGTGTTAACGTCTAAAACTGCCGTCAGTCGGATTCAGAAGCTGGCAAACCAGAAAGAGATCCTGGTGACGGGTACACCTGTAAAGAATGAAGAGGAAAACATCAGTCTGGTAGTCCACCATGCGCGTGATATCACATATTTGAAAGCTCTCGAAGCAGAAGTGGAGAAAGCAAGAGAATCAAATGAGACCTTCTCGAGGGGAATTTCCCAATTTCGGTTTGGCAGCCCGGTTGAGGCAGAATTCCCCCTGCAAAGCGAGGCAATGAAAGAAATTGTAAGACGGATCAGACGAATCTCATTATTTCCGACTTTTGTTCTATTGCAAGGGGAGACAGGTGTCGGCAAAGAGGTGATTGCTTCCATGATCCATCACTACAGTCCCCGTGCGAAAAAAACCGTTCATTAAAGTAAATTGTTCAGCTCTGCCGGAAAATTTGCTCGAATCGGAACTGTTCGGGTATGAAAAAGGGGCTTTCTCAGGTGCTCATCCAAACGGTAAACCGGGGCTGTTTGAACTTGCCGTTGGTGGGACGATCCTGCTGGACGAAATTGGGGATTTGCCGCTCAATCTTCAAGCCAAATTGCTTCGTGTGATCCAGGAGCGGGAACTACGGCGGGTAGGCAGTACCAAAACGATCCCGATTGATATTCGGGTAATTTCGGCGACCAACAAAGATTTAAAAAAACTGGTGAAGATCGGCCAATTTCGTGAGGATCTGTACTACAGGCTGAACGTCATCGACATCCACATTCCGCCGCTCCGCCAACGGATTGAAGATATACCCCTTTTGCTGGACTATTACATGCATAAATACGGTAAGGAATACGGGATCAAGAAACGTATAGCGCCTGATACGCTGGACTGTCTCAGATCTTATCACTGGCCCGGCAACATTCGGGAACTGCGTAACCTGCTTGAAAATTTGATTGTGTCTACGACCTCTTTTGAAATTTTGCCCACACACCTTCCTGACTGCATGAAAAATCAACCGGAACCGCAATATCTAGCCGCAAAGGAACCGGAAACAATAACTCTTCTGTCAGATGAGAGGAACCATCACGGGGGTCTTAAACAGGCTCTTGAACAGGTAGAATATGCAATGATCCAAAATGCGCTTCATAAACACGGGAGCATCCGACAGGCGGCTGCCAGTCTGCAAATTGACCATTCCACGCTCATCCGCAAAATGAGAAATCTGAAGATCTGTAAGCCTTGATTCATTTACCTCCTACTTTAGTAGGGGGATTTTTCTAAAACCGTATTTTTGACGATTCTGTATATTATCAAGTGAGTCTAATAATGATCTAAGGATACTTCAATAAAACGACCAGAATACGACCTTCCTATGATCGTATTCCCACTGATAGTGAGTACCCACATATTGAACACCAGGCGCATATGAATTCGATCGGATCTTTGGAGAGAGAAGCAGGCGATCTCAAGATTCTTTATTCTGTTTTAAGTGATCACCAACCCAAATCTGTCGATTTGAAGAGCTTTCCATTGTTTTGGATGCCGGAGATTCCTGGAGCACCCGTTAAGTCTTATATCCTGGATACTTGTCGGAAAGTGATCAAGGAGTTGGAAATGGAACTGCGCAGTCCGGTCCGGGAAATGGACGGAAAACACTTAAAAGGGGTTGTTTCTCTCTGGCAGTCAATCATTCTGCAAGACAAAGGGGAGCAGATTATTGAAGAAATAAAAGAGGATGAAAAATTCCATTTTTACCGGGAGTATTTCAAGTCTCTCTTTGCAAAGAGCCGTTACGATCGTTGGATACTGTCTGTTCTTTTAGGGGCGAGATTGTTTGCTCCGAGTGAGGAAAAGGTACGGACTCTTATGGATGAAGTGGAGCGTTTACGGCTGAGGTTTACGGAACTCGTTCAAGGAAACGGGGTGTTACTGACCCCGGTCTTTCCAGTGGAAGCCCCCAAACACGGTTTTGTTACGAACCGTGTCCATGCGAATTTGGGAAGGCGGATTGTCCCGTATCTTGTTTTTGTGAACGCAATGGGATATCCGGCGGCGACTGTGCCCGTGGGAAGGACGAAAGAGGGTTTCCCCTTTGGTATTCAAATTGTTGGAGGCTTCCACGAGAAAGAAAAAGTATTGGCGATTGCGGAATCTATTGAAAGATGCGCCGGATTTTCTCCATTAGGCAAGACGGGGAGTTTTTAATTGACTTCTTCAATGATCTCATTAATTTTATCTTGGTATTTAGTAAGCTTCTTCAAGTGATGAAATAATTCATTGAGTTGCTGCTGGTTAAATTTTTCTTGCTCCAGAAGCGTACTTAATTTTGTTCCAAATTCCAATGCAAGAAATGGCTGCAGCTTCTCCTTTACATCTTGAAGAGTGTGGTCGATTGCGCACTCTTCTTTTTGATCTTTCATCGCAACCCCTCCTGTCAAAATAAGACTTAGCTTTACGCATTGATCTTATTGTAATGTTTCCTGGAGAAAATGAAAATAATATTCTGATGTTCTGATGTAAGGAAATGAGAGCGATGGGGATGGACCGATAATTAGGGTCATCCCTTTATTTTATGGGCTGTGCATATGATGTTGTGATCGATAAAATTTTATTCTTTGTAGATAATTTTTTATGAATGTATTTTCTAGTCTATTACAATAGAGTTGAGGAAATTTCGTTAGGAGGACTGTTGTGTCACAAGAATTTGACAATCAGATCAATAAATATATTGCCAGATTTATTCCTATCGCCGAATCAGTCGCTGAAACATTCGGTTCACGGTGTGAAATTGTGCTTCATGATCTAACGCGTCCCCAATCTTCCGTAGTATACACAAAAAAACTGATGGGTGACAGACCGTAAAGTAGGGGAGTCGTTCCGTCATTTATTTTACCAAGTATTACGGTCAGGGA
The sequence above is a segment of the Effusibacillus dendaii genome. Coding sequences within it:
- the ahlS gene encoding AhlS family quorum-quenching N-acyl homoserine lactonase, with translation MATPKLYVLDTGRMKMDKGFMVAMHNPASVLNPNPPAEFVEFPVYAVLIDHPEGKILFDTGCNPEGMGDHGRWPQGVQQLFPFTASEECYLINRLAQLRVRPEDIKYVVASHLHLDHAGCLEMFKNATIIVHETELSNTMKTYAINKDMGAYVWADIDAWVRTGLNWHPIRPTEDEIPLVEGVKILNFGAGHAWGMLGLHVTLPENGGILLASDAIYSAQNYGPPARIPGIIYDSVGYINTVQRIREYAARTHSQVWFGHDSEQFETFIKSTEGCYE
- a CDS encoding PAS domain S-box protein; amino-acid sequence: MNNIDNKLYGAVGILQDLSHFEPIIKELDTYKKLAHQLDAIFESCQDGLYLTDGDGYTLRVNTAYEKMIGFKREDLIGKHISWLEEKGLISESVTLQVLTSKTAVSRIQKLANQKEILVTGTPVKNEEENISLVVHHARDITYLKALEAEVEKARESNETFSRGISQFRFGSPVEAEFPLQSEAMKEIVRRIRRISLFPTFVLLQGETGVGKEVIASMIHHYSPRAKKTVH
- a CDS encoding sigma-54 interaction domain-containing protein, coding for MLESELFGYEKGAFSGAHPNGKPGLFELAVGGTILLDEIGDLPLNLQAKLLRVIQERELRRVGSTKTIPIDIRVISATNKDLKKLVKIGQFREDLYYRLNVIDIHIPPLRQRIEDIPLLLDYYMHKYGKEYGIKKRIAPDTLDCLRSYHWPGNIRELRNLLENLIVSTTSFEILPTHLPDCMKNQPEPQYLAAKEPETITLLSDERNHHGGLKQALEQVEYAMIQNALHKHGSIRQAAASLQIDHSTLIRKMRNLKICKP
- a CDS encoding group-specific protein yields the protein MKDQKEECAIDHTLQDVKEKLQPFLALEFGTKLSTLLEQEKFNQQQLNELFHHLKKLTKYQDKINEIIEEVN
- a CDS encoding PAS domain-containing protein — translated: MSQEFDNQINKYIARFIPIAESVAETFGSRCEIVLHDLTRPQSSVVYTKKLMGDRP